One Halichoerus grypus chromosome 1, mHalGry1.hap1.1, whole genome shotgun sequence genomic region harbors:
- the EIF4G1 gene encoding eukaryotic translation initiation factor 4 gamma 1 isoform X9, with translation MNTPSQPRQHFYPSRAQPPSSAATRVQSAAPARPGPAAHVYPAGSQVMMIPSQISYSASQGAYYIPGQGRSTYVVPTQQYPVQPGAPGFYPGASPTEFGTYAGAYYPAQGVQQFPTGVAPAPVLMNQPPQIAPKRERKTIRIRDPNQGGKDITEEIMSGARTASTPTPPQTGGGLEPQANGETPQVAVVVRPDDRSQGAIIGSRPGLPGPEHSPSESQPSSPCPTPSPPPILEPGSEPNLAVLSIPGDTVTTGMIQMSVEESTPMPRETGEPYCLSPEPTPLAEPILEVEVTLSKPIPESEFSSSPLQVSTPSASHKEEILPEPNGMVPSEDLEPEVESSPELAPLPPPACPSESPMPIAPTAQPEELLNGAPSPPAVDLSPVSEPREQAKEVTASVASHTVLSAAPAVAPPATSPAQEEEMEEEEEEEEEGEAGDAEGQKGGEELLPPESTPVAAHLSQNLEAAAATQVAVSVPKKRRKIKELNKKEAVGDLLDAFKEVSPGVPEVENQPPVGTSPGLEPEGSSAPLRPEEADETWDSKEDKIHNAENIQPGEQKYEYKSDQWKPLNLEEKKRYDREFLLGFQFIFASMQKPEGLPHISDVVLDKANKTPLRPLDPTRLQGINCGPDFTPSFANLGRPALSNRGPPRGGPGGELPRGPQAGLGPRRSQQGPRKEPRKIIATVLMTEDIKLNKAEKAWKPSSKRTAADKDRGEEDADGSKTQDLFRRVRSILNKLTPQMFQQLMKQVTQLAIDTEERLKGVIDLIFEKAISEPNFSVAYANMCRCLMALKVPTTEKPTVTVNFRKLLLNRCQKEFEKDKDDDEVFEKKQKEMDEAATAEERGRLKEELEEARDIARRRSLGNIKFIGELFKLKMLTEAIMHDCVVKLLKNHDEESLECLCRLLTTIGKDLDFEKAKPRMDQYFNQMEKIIKEKKTSSRIRFMLQDVLDLRRSNWVPRRGDQGPKTIDQIHKEAEMEEHWEHVKVQQLMAKGSDKRRGGPPGPPISRGLPLVDDGGWNTVPISKGSRPIDTSRLTKITKPGSIDSNNQLFAPGGRLSWGKGSSGGSGAKPSDAASEAARPATSTLNRFSALQQAVPTESTDSRRVVQRSSLSRERGEKAGDRGDRLERSERGGDRGDRLDRSRTPATKRSFSKEVEERSRERPSQPEGLRKAASLTEDRDRGRDAVKREATLPPVSPPKAALSEEELEKKSKAIIEEYLHLNDLKEAVQCVQELASPSLLFIFVRHGIESTLERSTIAREHMGRLLHQLLLAGHLSTAQYYQGLYEILELAEDMEIDIPHVWLYLAELVTPILQEGGVPMGELFREITKPLRPLGKATSLLLEILGLLCKSMSPKKVGMLWREAGLSWKEFLPEGQDVSAFVTEQKVEYTLGEESEAPGQRMLSSEELSRQLEKLLKEGSSNQRVFDWIEANLSEQQVASNTLVRALMTTVCYSAIIFETPLRVDVTVLKARAKLLQKYLCDEQKELQALYALQALVVTLEQPANLLRMFFDTLYDEDVVKEDAFYSWESSKDPAEQQGKGVALKSVTAFFKWLREAEEEESDHN, from the exons ATGAACACGCCTTCTCAGCCCCGCCAG CACTTCTACCCTAGCCGGGCCCAGCCCCCGAGCAGTGCAGCCACCCGAGTGCAGAGTGCAGCCCCCGCCCGCCCTGGCCCAGCTGCCCATGTCTACCCTGCTGGATCCCAAGTAATGATGATCCCTTCCCAGATCTCCTACTCAGCCTCCCAAGGGGCCTACTACATCCCTGGACAG ggGCGTTCCACATATGTTGTCCCGACACAGCAGTATCCTGtacagccaggagccccaggcttCTATCCGGGTGCAAGCCCTACAGAGTTTGGGACTTACG ctggCGCCTACTACCCAGCCCAGGGTGTGCAGCAGTTTCCCACTGGTGTGGCCCCCGCCCCAGTTTTGATGAACCAGCCACCCCAGATTGCTCCCAAGAGGGAGCGGAAGACC ATCCGAATTCGAGATCCAAACCAAGGAGGGAAGGATATCACGGAGGAGATCATGTCTGGGGCCCGCACCGCCTccacacccacccctccccag ACGGGAGGTGGTCTGGAGCCTCAAGCTAATGGGGAGACACCCCAGGTTGCTGTTGTTGTTCGGCCAG ATGACCGGTCCCAGGGAGCAATCATTGGGAGCCGACCGGGGCTGCCTGGCCCAGAACACAGCCCTTCAGAATCCCAGCCTTCATCACCTTGTCCGACCCCATCACCACCCCCAATCTTGGAACCGGGGTCTGAGCCTAATCTCGCAGTCCTCTCCATTCCTGGGGACACTGTGACAACGGGGATGATCCAAATGTCTGTAGAAGAATCCACCCCCATGCCCCGTGAAACTGGGGAGCCATATTGCCTCTCTCCAGAACCCACTCCCCTTGCTGAACCCATACTGGAAGTAGAAGTGACACTTAGCAAACCGATTCCAGAATCTGAGTTCTCTTCCAGTCCTCTCCAGGTTTCCACCCCCTCTGCATCTCACAAAGAGGAAATTCTTCCTGAACCGAATGGCATGGTCCCATCTGAGGATCTGGAACCAGAGGTGGAGTCGAGCCCAGAGcttgctcctctccctcccccagcttgtccCTCCGAATCCCCCATGCCCATTGCTCCAACTGCCCAACCTGAGGAACTGCTCAACGGAGCCCCCTCGCCACCAGCTGTGGACTTAAGCCCAGTCAGTGAGCCAAGGGAGCAGGCCAAGGAGGTGACAGCGTCAGTGGCTTCCCACACCGTCCTCTCTGCCGCTCCAGCTGTGGCTCCTCCAGCTACTTCCCCAGCtcaggaggaggaaatggaggaagaggaagaagaggaagaagaaggagaagcaggagacGCTGAGGGtcagaaaggaggagaggaacTTCTCCCCCCAGAGAGCACCCCTGTTGCAGCCCACCTGTCTCAGAATTTGGAGGCAGCAGCCGCCACCCAAG TGGCGGTGTCTGTGCCAAAGAAGAGACGGAAAATTAAGGAGCTAAATAAGAAGGAGGCTGTGGGAGATCTTCTAGATGCCTTCAAGGAG GTGAGCCCAGGAGTACCAGAAGTGGAGAATCAGCCTCCTGTGGGCACCAGTCCTGGTCTGGAGCCTGAGGGCAGCAGTGCACCCCTGAGGCCTGAGGAAGCAGACGAGACCTGGGACTCAAAGGAAGACAAAATTCACAATGCTGAGAACATCCAGCCCGGGGAACAGAAGTATGAGTATAAATCAg ATCAGTGGAAGCCTCTAAACCTTGAGGAGAAAAAGCGTTATGACCGTGAGTTCCTGCTTGGCTTTCAGTTCATCTTTGCCAGTATGCAGAAGCCGGAGGGATTGCCCCATATCAGCGATGTGGTGTTGGATAAG GCCAATAAAACACCACTGCGGCCACTGGACCCCACTAGACTTCAAGGCATCAATTGTGGTCCAGACTTCACTCCTTCCTTTGCCAACCTTGGCCGACCAGCCCTTAGCAACCGTGGGCCCCCAAGGGGTGGGCCAGGTGGGGAGCTGCCCCGAGGGCCG CAGGCTGGTCTGGGACCCCGGCGATCTCAACAGGGCCCCCGAAAGGAACCCCGCAAGATCATTGCCACAGTGTTAATGACTGAAGATATAAAGTTGAACAAAGCAGAGAAAGCCTGGAAACCCAGCAGCAAGCGGACGGCCGCTGATAAGGATCGAGGGGAGGAGGATGCTGATGGCAGCAAAACCCAG GACCTGTTCCGCAGGGTGCGCTCCATCCTGAATAAGCTGACACCCCAGATGTTCCAGCAGCTGATGAAGCAGGTGACGCAGCTGGCCATTGACACCGAGGAACGCCTCAAAGGGGTCATTGATCTTATCTTCGAGAAGGCCATTTCAGAGCCCAACTTCTCTGTGGCCTATGCCAACATGTGCCGCTGCCTCATGGCG CTCAAAGTGCCCACTACGGAAAAGCCAACAGTGACTGTGAACTTCCGAAAACTGTTGTTGAATCGATGTCAGAAAGAgtttgaaaaagacaaagatgatgATGAGGTTTTTGAGAAGAAGCAAAAAGAGATGGATGAAGCTGCTACG GCAGAGGAACGGGGACGCCTGAAGGAAGAGTTGGAAGAGGCTCGAGACATAGCCCGGCGGCGCTCTTTAGGGAATATCAAGTTTATTGGGGAGTTGTTCAAGCTGAAGATGTTAACAGAGGCGATAATGCATGACTGTGTGGTTAAACTACTTAAGAACCATGATGAAGAGTCCCTTGAATGCCTTTGTCGTCTGCTCACTACCATTGGCAAAGATCTGGACTTTGAAAAAGCCAAG CCCCGCATGGATCAGTATTTCAACCAGATGgaaaaaatcattaaggaaaagaAGACTTCATCCCGAATCCGCTTTATGCTGCAGGATGTGCTGGATCTGCGACGG AGCAATTGGGTGCCACGCCGTGGGGACCAGGGTCCCAAGACCATTGACCAGATCCACAAGGAGGCTGAGATGGAGGAGCACTGGGAACACGTAAAAGTGCAGCAGCTAATGGCCAAGGGCAGCGACAAGCGTCGGGGCGGCCCCCCAGGCCCACCCATTA GCCGTGGCCTCCCACTTGTGGATGATGGTGGCTGGAACACAGTCCCCATCAGCAAGGGCAGTCGCCCTATCGACACCTCACGACTCACCAAGATCACGAAG cCTGGCTCCATTGATTCTAACAACCAGCTCTTTGCACCTGGAGGACGATTGAGCTGGGGCAAGGGCAGCAGTGGGGGCTCAGGAGCCAAGCCCTCCGATGCAG CATCAGAAGCTGCTCGTCCAGCTACTAGTACCTTGAACCGCTTCTCAGCCCTCCAACAAGCAGTACCTACAGAAAGCACCGACAGCAGACGTGTGGTGCAGAG gaGTAGCTTGAGTCGGGAAAGAGGTGAGAAAGCTGGGGACCGGGGAGACCGCCTAGAGCGGAGTGAACGGGGAGGTGACCGTGGGGACCGGCTCGATCGCTCTCGGACACCTGCCACCAAGCGGAGCTTCAGTAAGGAAGTGGAAGAGCGGAGTAGAGAGCGGCCCTCCCAGCCTGAGGGACTGCGCAAGGCAGCTAGCCTCACAGAGGATCGGGACCGCGGACGGGATGCCG TGAAGCGAGAAGCCACCCTGCCCCCGGTGAGCCCCCCAAAGGCTGCGCTTTCTGAGGAAGAGCTGGAGAAGAAATCCAAGGCCATCATTGAGGAATACCTCCATCTCAATGACCTGAAG GAGGCAGTGCAGTGCGTGCAGGAGCTGGCCTCACCCTCCCTGCTCTTCATCTTCGTGCGGCATGGCATTGAGTCAACACTGGAGCGCAGCACCATCGCTCGTGAGCATATGGGGCGGCTGCTGCACCAGCTGCTTTTGGCCGGGCACCTCTCCACTGCTCAGTACTACCAAGG GCTGTATGAAATCTTAGAACTGGCGGAAGACATGGAAATTGACATCCCCCACGTGTGGCTCTACCTAGCAGAACTCGTAACGCCCATTCTGCAGGAAGGTGGGGTACCTATGGGGGAGCTGTTCAG gGAGATTACAAAACCTCTGAGACCCCTGGGCAAAGCTACTTCCCTGTTGCTGGAGATCCTGGGGCTTCTATGTAAAAGCATG AGTCCCAAAAAGGTGGGGATGCTGTGGCGAGAGGCTGGACTCAGCTGGAAGGAATTTCTACCTGAAGGCCAGGATGTCAGTGCATTCGTCACTGAACAG AAGGTGGAGTATACCTTGGGCGAGGAGTCAGAAGCCCCGGGCCAAAGGATGCTCTCCTCCGAGGAGCTGAGCAGGCAGCTGGAGAA
- the EIF4G1 gene encoding eukaryotic translation initiation factor 4 gamma 1 isoform X10 yields the protein MMIPSQISYSASQGAYYIPGQGRSTYVVPTQQYPVQPGAPGFYPGASPTEFGTYAGAYYPAQGVQQFPTGVAPAPVLMNQPPQIAPKRERKTIRIRDPNQGGKDITEEIMSGARTASTPTPPQTGGGLEPQANGETPQVAVVVRPDDRSQGAIIGSRPGLPGPEHSPSESQPSSPCPTPSPPPILEPGSEPNLAVLSIPGDTVTTGMIQMSVEESTPMPRETGEPYCLSPEPTPLAEPILEVEVTLSKPIPESEFSSSPLQVSTPSASHKEEILPEPNGMVPSEDLEPEVESSPELAPLPPPACPSESPMPIAPTAQPEELLNGAPSPPAVDLSPVSEPREQAKEVTASVASHTVLSAAPAVAPPATSPAQEEEMEEEEEEEEEGEAGDAEGQKGGEELLPPESTPVAAHLSQNLEAAAATQVAVSVPKKRRKIKELNKKEAVGDLLDAFKEVSPGVPEVENQPPVGTSPGLEPEGSSAPLRPEEADETWDSKEDKIHNAENIQPGEQKYEYKSDQWKPLNLEEKKRYDREFLLGFQFIFASMQKPEGLPHISDVVLDKANKTPLRPLDPTRLQGINCGPDFTPSFANLGRPALSNRGPPRGGPGGELPRGPQAGLGPRRSQQGPRKEPRKIIATVLMTEDIKLNKAEKAWKPSSKRTAADKDRGEEDADGSKTQDLFRRVRSILNKLTPQMFQQLMKQVTQLAIDTEERLKGVIDLIFEKAISEPNFSVAYANMCRCLMALKVPTTEKPTVTVNFRKLLLNRCQKEFEKDKDDDEVFEKKQKEMDEAATAEERGRLKEELEEARDIARRRSLGNIKFIGELFKLKMLTEAIMHDCVVKLLKNHDEESLECLCRLLTTIGKDLDFEKAKPRMDQYFNQMEKIIKEKKTSSRIRFMLQDVLDLRRSNWVPRRGDQGPKTIDQIHKEAEMEEHWEHVKVQQLMAKGSDKRRGGPPGPPISRGLPLVDDGGWNTVPISKGSRPIDTSRLTKITKPGSIDSNNQLFAPGGRLSWGKGSSGGSGAKPSDAASEAARPATSTLNRFSALQQAVPTESTDSRRVVQRSSLSRERGEKAGDRGDRLERSERGGDRGDRLDRSRTPATKRSFSKEVEERSRERPSQPEGLRKAASLTEDRDRGRDAVKREATLPPVSPPKAALSEEELEKKSKAIIEEYLHLNDLKEAVQCVQELASPSLLFIFVRHGIESTLERSTIAREHMGRLLHQLLLAGHLSTAQYYQGLYEILELAEDMEIDIPHVWLYLAELVTPILQEGGVPMGELFREITKPLRPLGKATSLLLEILGLLCKSMSPKKVGMLWREAGLSWKEFLPEGQDVSAFVTEQKVEYTLGEESEAPGQRMLSSEELSRQLEKLLKEGSSNQRVFDWIEANLSEQQVASNTLVRALMTTVCYSAIIFETPLRVDVTVLKARAKLLQKYLCDEQKELQALYALQALVVTLEQPANLLRMFFDTLYDEDVVKEDAFYSWESSKDPAEQQGKGVALKSVTAFFKWLREAEEEESDHN from the exons ATGATGATCCCTTCCCAGATCTCCTACTCAGCCTCCCAAGGGGCCTACTACATCCCTGGACAG ggGCGTTCCACATATGTTGTCCCGACACAGCAGTATCCTGtacagccaggagccccaggcttCTATCCGGGTGCAAGCCCTACAGAGTTTGGGACTTACG ctggCGCCTACTACCCAGCCCAGGGTGTGCAGCAGTTTCCCACTGGTGTGGCCCCCGCCCCAGTTTTGATGAACCAGCCACCCCAGATTGCTCCCAAGAGGGAGCGGAAGACC ATCCGAATTCGAGATCCAAACCAAGGAGGGAAGGATATCACGGAGGAGATCATGTCTGGGGCCCGCACCGCCTccacacccacccctccccag ACGGGAGGTGGTCTGGAGCCTCAAGCTAATGGGGAGACACCCCAGGTTGCTGTTGTTGTTCGGCCAG ATGACCGGTCCCAGGGAGCAATCATTGGGAGCCGACCGGGGCTGCCTGGCCCAGAACACAGCCCTTCAGAATCCCAGCCTTCATCACCTTGTCCGACCCCATCACCACCCCCAATCTTGGAACCGGGGTCTGAGCCTAATCTCGCAGTCCTCTCCATTCCTGGGGACACTGTGACAACGGGGATGATCCAAATGTCTGTAGAAGAATCCACCCCCATGCCCCGTGAAACTGGGGAGCCATATTGCCTCTCTCCAGAACCCACTCCCCTTGCTGAACCCATACTGGAAGTAGAAGTGACACTTAGCAAACCGATTCCAGAATCTGAGTTCTCTTCCAGTCCTCTCCAGGTTTCCACCCCCTCTGCATCTCACAAAGAGGAAATTCTTCCTGAACCGAATGGCATGGTCCCATCTGAGGATCTGGAACCAGAGGTGGAGTCGAGCCCAGAGcttgctcctctccctcccccagcttgtccCTCCGAATCCCCCATGCCCATTGCTCCAACTGCCCAACCTGAGGAACTGCTCAACGGAGCCCCCTCGCCACCAGCTGTGGACTTAAGCCCAGTCAGTGAGCCAAGGGAGCAGGCCAAGGAGGTGACAGCGTCAGTGGCTTCCCACACCGTCCTCTCTGCCGCTCCAGCTGTGGCTCCTCCAGCTACTTCCCCAGCtcaggaggaggaaatggaggaagaggaagaagaggaagaagaaggagaagcaggagacGCTGAGGGtcagaaaggaggagaggaacTTCTCCCCCCAGAGAGCACCCCTGTTGCAGCCCACCTGTCTCAGAATTTGGAGGCAGCAGCCGCCACCCAAG TGGCGGTGTCTGTGCCAAAGAAGAGACGGAAAATTAAGGAGCTAAATAAGAAGGAGGCTGTGGGAGATCTTCTAGATGCCTTCAAGGAG GTGAGCCCAGGAGTACCAGAAGTGGAGAATCAGCCTCCTGTGGGCACCAGTCCTGGTCTGGAGCCTGAGGGCAGCAGTGCACCCCTGAGGCCTGAGGAAGCAGACGAGACCTGGGACTCAAAGGAAGACAAAATTCACAATGCTGAGAACATCCAGCCCGGGGAACAGAAGTATGAGTATAAATCAg ATCAGTGGAAGCCTCTAAACCTTGAGGAGAAAAAGCGTTATGACCGTGAGTTCCTGCTTGGCTTTCAGTTCATCTTTGCCAGTATGCAGAAGCCGGAGGGATTGCCCCATATCAGCGATGTGGTGTTGGATAAG GCCAATAAAACACCACTGCGGCCACTGGACCCCACTAGACTTCAAGGCATCAATTGTGGTCCAGACTTCACTCCTTCCTTTGCCAACCTTGGCCGACCAGCCCTTAGCAACCGTGGGCCCCCAAGGGGTGGGCCAGGTGGGGAGCTGCCCCGAGGGCCG CAGGCTGGTCTGGGACCCCGGCGATCTCAACAGGGCCCCCGAAAGGAACCCCGCAAGATCATTGCCACAGTGTTAATGACTGAAGATATAAAGTTGAACAAAGCAGAGAAAGCCTGGAAACCCAGCAGCAAGCGGACGGCCGCTGATAAGGATCGAGGGGAGGAGGATGCTGATGGCAGCAAAACCCAG GACCTGTTCCGCAGGGTGCGCTCCATCCTGAATAAGCTGACACCCCAGATGTTCCAGCAGCTGATGAAGCAGGTGACGCAGCTGGCCATTGACACCGAGGAACGCCTCAAAGGGGTCATTGATCTTATCTTCGAGAAGGCCATTTCAGAGCCCAACTTCTCTGTGGCCTATGCCAACATGTGCCGCTGCCTCATGGCG CTCAAAGTGCCCACTACGGAAAAGCCAACAGTGACTGTGAACTTCCGAAAACTGTTGTTGAATCGATGTCAGAAAGAgtttgaaaaagacaaagatgatgATGAGGTTTTTGAGAAGAAGCAAAAAGAGATGGATGAAGCTGCTACG GCAGAGGAACGGGGACGCCTGAAGGAAGAGTTGGAAGAGGCTCGAGACATAGCCCGGCGGCGCTCTTTAGGGAATATCAAGTTTATTGGGGAGTTGTTCAAGCTGAAGATGTTAACAGAGGCGATAATGCATGACTGTGTGGTTAAACTACTTAAGAACCATGATGAAGAGTCCCTTGAATGCCTTTGTCGTCTGCTCACTACCATTGGCAAAGATCTGGACTTTGAAAAAGCCAAG CCCCGCATGGATCAGTATTTCAACCAGATGgaaaaaatcattaaggaaaagaAGACTTCATCCCGAATCCGCTTTATGCTGCAGGATGTGCTGGATCTGCGACGG AGCAATTGGGTGCCACGCCGTGGGGACCAGGGTCCCAAGACCATTGACCAGATCCACAAGGAGGCTGAGATGGAGGAGCACTGGGAACACGTAAAAGTGCAGCAGCTAATGGCCAAGGGCAGCGACAAGCGTCGGGGCGGCCCCCCAGGCCCACCCATTA GCCGTGGCCTCCCACTTGTGGATGATGGTGGCTGGAACACAGTCCCCATCAGCAAGGGCAGTCGCCCTATCGACACCTCACGACTCACCAAGATCACGAAG cCTGGCTCCATTGATTCTAACAACCAGCTCTTTGCACCTGGAGGACGATTGAGCTGGGGCAAGGGCAGCAGTGGGGGCTCAGGAGCCAAGCCCTCCGATGCAG CATCAGAAGCTGCTCGTCCAGCTACTAGTACCTTGAACCGCTTCTCAGCCCTCCAACAAGCAGTACCTACAGAAAGCACCGACAGCAGACGTGTGGTGCAGAG gaGTAGCTTGAGTCGGGAAAGAGGTGAGAAAGCTGGGGACCGGGGAGACCGCCTAGAGCGGAGTGAACGGGGAGGTGACCGTGGGGACCGGCTCGATCGCTCTCGGACACCTGCCACCAAGCGGAGCTTCAGTAAGGAAGTGGAAGAGCGGAGTAGAGAGCGGCCCTCCCAGCCTGAGGGACTGCGCAAGGCAGCTAGCCTCACAGAGGATCGGGACCGCGGACGGGATGCCG TGAAGCGAGAAGCCACCCTGCCCCCGGTGAGCCCCCCAAAGGCTGCGCTTTCTGAGGAAGAGCTGGAGAAGAAATCCAAGGCCATCATTGAGGAATACCTCCATCTCAATGACCTGAAG GAGGCAGTGCAGTGCGTGCAGGAGCTGGCCTCACCCTCCCTGCTCTTCATCTTCGTGCGGCATGGCATTGAGTCAACACTGGAGCGCAGCACCATCGCTCGTGAGCATATGGGGCGGCTGCTGCACCAGCTGCTTTTGGCCGGGCACCTCTCCACTGCTCAGTACTACCAAGG GCTGTATGAAATCTTAGAACTGGCGGAAGACATGGAAATTGACATCCCCCACGTGTGGCTCTACCTAGCAGAACTCGTAACGCCCATTCTGCAGGAAGGTGGGGTACCTATGGGGGAGCTGTTCAG gGAGATTACAAAACCTCTGAGACCCCTGGGCAAAGCTACTTCCCTGTTGCTGGAGATCCTGGGGCTTCTATGTAAAAGCATG AGTCCCAAAAAGGTGGGGATGCTGTGGCGAGAGGCTGGACTCAGCTGGAAGGAATTTCTACCTGAAGGCCAGGATGTCAGTGCATTCGTCACTGAACAG AAGGTGGAGTATACCTTGGGCGAGGAGTCAGAAGCCCCGGGCCAAAGGATGCTCTCCTCCGAGGAGCTGAGCAGGCAGCTGGAGAA